One Drechmeria coniospora strain ARSEF 6962 chromosome 01, whole genome shotgun sequence genomic region harbors:
- a CDS encoding glycoside hydrolase family 64 protein — protein MHSPTLLLAAAAATTTNILAAALPADGSLSSPVGAFSVARPGTVADVVVTQKNTLNGSYHDSQTKIVHAAPLARAVAVADDVVLTPRRTLNGSDDDSRTEVVHAARLTRAVSVAVKRPTYLPIDFVNNFAGGAVNAYITGLDLNNRVVFVDRNGALVYPSSGGSATPVPIKAKVAIPMPARGKRLRMYLTIPLLSGRVYFARGNLDFFMVRTASGDGLVQPSPTNLRDPSAGVNWGFVELTYTRYWALFANISYVDFVGFLLSIGLSVKDGRGRQLTKGLGAGSVSKICGGLLQQQSRDRYPWARLCVADATGTPIRVLSPNNYAVLRPNDFEGYWNAYVDQVWARYAKAPLTVNTQSAAGKVKCQLSGRLLVCAGDRRGFEKPTAKDIWGCNSGPFARRADDSAVRLAVIPRLCAAFVRSTLLLAGGNVQPAVAASRYYTVNPTSHYSRLIHHYELDGKGYAFPYDDVNPDGSEDASGTVASQAPDVLTVYIGAPPS, from the coding sequence ATGCATTCTCCGACactgctcctcgccgccgccgccgccacgacaaccaacatcctcgccgccgccctcccggccgacggcagcctctCGTCCCCGGTCGGCGCCTTCAGCGTGGCGCGGCCCGGtaccgtcgccgacgtggtGGTGACGCAGAAGAACACGCTCAACGGGAGCTATCACGACTCGCAGACCAAGATTGTCCACGCCGCCCCGTTGGCCCGAGcggtggccgtcgccgacgacgtggtgctgacgccgaggaggacgctCAAcgggagcgacgacgactctCGGACCGAGGTCGTCCACGCGGCCCGGCTGACGCGAGCGgtgtccgtcgccgtcaagcGGCCGACGTACCTCCCCATCGACTTTGTCAACAACTTCGCCGGCGGAGCCGTCAACGCCTACATcaccggcctcgacctcaaCAACAgggtcgtcttcgtcgaccGGAACGGAGCCCTCGTCTACCCGAGCTCGGGCGGCTCGGCCACGCCGGTGCccatcaaggccaaggtggcGATCCCGATGCCCGCGCGAGGCAAGCGGCTCCGCATGTACCTGACGATCCCCCTCCTCTCGGGCCGCGTCTACTTTGCGCGGGGCAACCTCGACTTCTTCATGGTCCGGAcggccagcggcgacggcctcgtgcagccgtcgccgacgaacCTCCGCGACCCGAGCGCCGGCGTCAACTGGGGCTTCGTCGAGCTCACCTACACGCGCTACTGGGCCCTCTTCGCCAACATCAGCTACGTCGACTTTGTCGGCTTCCTCCTGAGCATCGGCCTCTCCGTCAAGGACGGGCGCGGCCGCCAGCTCACCaagggcctcggcgccggctccgtcTCCAAGATCTGCGGCGGCCTGCTCCAGCAGCAGAGCCGGGACAGGTACCCGTGGGCCCGGCTctgcgtcgccgacgccaccGGGACGCCGATCCGCGTGCTCTCGCCCAACAACTACGCCGTCCTGCGGCCAAACGACTTTGAGGGCTACTGGAACGCCTACGTCGACCAGGTCTGGGCCCGGTACGCCAAGGCCCCGCTGACCGTCAACACgcagtcggcggcgggcaaggTCAAGTGCCAGCTCTCGGGCCGGCTGCTCGTCTGCGCCGGCGACAGGCGCGGCTTCgagaagccgacggccaaggacaTCTGGGGATGCAACAGCGGGCCGTTTGCCCGGAGAGCCGACGACAGCgccgtccgcctcgccgtcatccccCGTCTCTGCGCCGCCTTTGTCCGCtcgacgctgctgctcgccggcgggAACGTCCagccggccgtggcggcgtcTCGCTACTACACGGTCAACCCGACGAGCCACTACAGCCGGCTGATCCACCActacgagctcgacggcaaggggTACGCCTTTCCGTACGACGACGTCAACCCGGACGGCAGCGAGGACGCCTCGGGCACGGTGGCGTCGCAGGCGCCCGACGTGCTGACCGTCTACATCGGCGCACCGCCATCGTGA